Proteins from one Kazachstania africana CBS 2517 chromosome 1, complete genome genomic window:
- the KAFR0A06720 gene encoding C2H2-type zinc finger protein (similar to Saccharomyces cerevisiae STP1 (YDR463W) and STP2 (YHR006W); ancestral locus Anc_5.586), with the protein MYGAQSGNMMVAGTQYKYKSSAPLSDKTSKTNGMYVCHYCDASFRIRGYLTRHIKKHSIEKAYHCPFYNEHQPSELKCHNSGGFSRRDTYKTHLKSRHILYPKGVKQNERNKSTGHCAQCGEFFQNLDHWVETHIESGECTALPSNYVKKQTRNLNTKLKQLPNNRYISMDEDKELPLPLDMEQSPIDISKYPLDYFIQQPTKKSHTVDTTVCLNTMKGTIEYLNMYNDYFNTDV; encoded by the coding sequence ATGTATGGAGCACAGTCAGGTAATATGATGGTAGCAGGTACCCAGTATAAGTACAAGTCCAGTGCGCCGCTTTCAGATAAGACGAGCAAGACAAATGGGATGTACGTCTGTCATTATTGTGACGCTTCCTTCCGTATAAGAGGTTATTTGACTCGTCATATAAAGAAACATTCCATTGAAAAGGCTTACCATTGTCCTTTTTACAACGAACATCAGCCATCTGAATTGAAATGCCACAACTCCGGTGGATTTTCAAGGCGAGACACGTACAAGACACATCTCAAATCTAGACATATTTTATATCCTAAAGGTGTGAAACAGAACGAACGTAATAAATCCACTGGACATTGTGCACAGTGCGGCGAGTTCTTCCAAAACCTAGATCACTGGGTGGAAACACACATAGAAAGTGGAGAATGTACTGCATTACCTTCAAATTATGTTAAGAAGCAAACTCGTAATCTCAATACCAAATTGAAACAGCTACCCAATAACAGATACATATCCATGGATGAGGATAAAGAGCTACCTTTACCTCTAGACATGGAACAATCTCCAATAGACATCTCTAAATATCCATTGGACTATTTTATTCAACAACCAACCAAAAAAAGTCACACCGTAGACACTACGGTTTGTCTGAACACCATGAAAGGGACGATCGAATACCTCAACATGTATAATGACTATTTCAATACAGATGTATAG
- the SPP41 gene encoding Spp41p (similar to Saccharomyces cerevisiae SPP41 (YDR464W); ancestral locus Anc_5.587), which translates to MSDSNNEEDLNFNELIGNLLSSHNEQEHHVELPEFNNNDDDLVDAVANAIQDIDELPQHDNNNNVNNNNNNENTTAITTTANNSNDSNSNNNNDNDDDGQEQEWAQLLQNGLLNEENSNEQLDQDDENLRKAILESLQGLSTTEAPSKPAKKSKKKKKKHRKVKEPQPDNNDDDTQALVEATLKAFEKELMASSEQAKPKKKKKKAPEKPKITIDPSELPDASYFRPSNKPKKPKKKRAPKKTPPAAQDDEFSKVLADMVNQVVNTSLNDESTAPTNEPPNEEPFDLNQIMQNAMAIAFQEQPHDKAVDSSVMEEFNKGLQNLNVPEVLSKPTSKKSRKKKSTSTKKKDREVVIKDIEVKTKVKPVKEPKEPAKKPQLKVKPKLPEKAVLKKIYLRTVKEVANISKRKIIKQNKLKRQTLKNELQKIREEKKALKKQAKEKIESERKELEEIVARGPPYPHDLRVTKKGKPKKPYRRWTPEELIKRKEKEELEKQKEALKPKKQKKVSKKKTKKLKKVPLSKLKKIPLFNGTSNSSLQPKLEEALTKLASQHNIRDIAGTIMQLPISQNHKINSMKTIEVKNEQNEENRIGLHPPWMLPLYPPLSLPPTVTKAPRQSIPSKSQDLSFTNRLMPSILAPIINTLKIAARNKVNNGASPEETTRHLMTILEHTKKSIASSLLSARKKNSQMATAPKADVPSIPIFTLARAPVKSGNETVATKAPASNDVSITDNREKSEPISVSQKVSESNKIESEQGENSHTSSDREHLSSSNDAGNPILVEDENAENSETQSNIAAGFDNQAKKETEIKQQISISNTEDNSRDTKQGIASKEDPWHDNIGKIVPTKEIVRIKDENMDEGAPKVMGLINIPLKPTDLETKAKTAPTIKVENIVETLVKQQFNVDVTAGADSDSKIDGKTASNISNIITSTIKDLIPKLDNEKSVTKPIERKVRLNKVLNLDGLVPPVPITKIEPVPIPLQIIPKKKEAPNKVNKPSKNKKMKPYNEKSPSMLLYSFSVPNVGFRRLALLKRAKKHLTEDELVILNKELGKARKRKWREANVIRNWVHDLRSRLRKNASALFDSDKEAEKNQWIEENFKKKCLESEFSQEDLAQSNASDDTKNNNTSSTTQVTENEFLNIIAVTLNKLDVARAIEAEVNAEVIKREATPTDRPTKKRKLSAKNPPANDNNTNIRQLTNIEVNI; encoded by the coding sequence ATGTCTGATTCTaacaatgaagaagatttgaacTTCAACGAGCTGATTGGGAACCTGCTCAGTTCTCATAATGAGCAGGAACACCATGTGGAGCTGCCGGAGTTTAACAATAACGACGATGACTTAGTAGACGCCGTCGCGAATGCAATACAAGATATCGACGAGTTGCCACaacatgataataataataacgtgaataataataacaataatgaaaataccaCTGCTATTACTACTACTGCTAATAATAGCAATGACAGCAAtagcaataataataacgaTAATGACGACGATGGCCAAGAGCAAGAGTGGGCTCAGCTGTTACAAAACGGTCTgttaaatgaagaaaatagtaaTGAACAATTGGACCAGGATGATGAAAATCTAAGGAAAGCTATTTTGGAATCCCTACAAGGTCTAAGTACTACTGAAGCTCCATCAAAGCCTGCAAAAAAatcgaaaaagaaaaagaagaagcatCGTAAAGTAAAGGAACCTCAGCCAGATAATAACGATGATGACACACAGGCACTGGTTGAAGCCACGCTAAaagcttttgaaaaagaattaatgGCAAGCTCAGAACAAGCCAAGccaaaaaagaagaagaagaaagcaCCAGAAAAACCGAAAATTACTATAGACCCTTCTGAACTACCTGATGCCTCTTATTTCAGACCTTCAAATAAGCCAAAgaaaccaaagaagaagagagcACCAAAGAAGACTCCTCCCGCTGCCCAGGATGACGAATTTTCAAAGGTTTTAGCTGACATGGTGAATCAAGTAGTTAATACTTCTTTGAATGACGAATCTACTGCACCTACTAATGAACCACCTAATGAAGAAccatttgatttaaatcaaattatGCAAAACGCTATGGCCATAGCCTTTCAGGAACAACCCCATGATAAGGCTGTTGATTCTAGTGTTATGGAGGAATTCAATAAAGGTCTGCAGAATTTGAACGTCCCAGAAGTGTTGTCGAAACCAACTTCCAAGAAAtcgaggaagaaaaaatcaacaagcacaaagaagaaggataGAGAGGTTGTTATCAAGGATATTGAAGTTAAAACGAAAGTCAAGCCGGTCAAGGAGCCAAAAGAACCAGCTAAAAAACCACAATTGAAGGTAAAACCAAAGTTGCCTGAAAAAGcggtattgaaaaaaatttatttaagAACAGTTAAAGAGGTTGCCAACATTTCCAAGaggaaaataataaaacaGAATAAGTTGAAGAGACAAACACTTAAAAATGAGCTACAAAAAATACgtgaagagaaaaaagcgttgaagaaacaagcaaaggaaaaaattgagagtgaaagaaaagaactGGAGGAAATTGTAGCACGCGGTCCACCTTATCCCCATGATCTAAGAGTAACCAAAAAGGGGAAACCAAAAAAACCTTATAGAAGATGGACACCCGAAGAGTTGATTAAGaggaaagagaaagaagaattagaaaagcAGAAAGAAGCTCTGAAACCaaagaagcaaaagaaagtaagtaagaagaagaccaaaaaattgaagaaagttcCATTGTCTAAACTAAAGAAAATTCCTTTGTTCAATGGAACTTCAAACTCTTCATTACAGCCAAAATTAGAGGAGGCGTTGACAAAACTTGCATCTCAACATAATATCCGGGATATTGCTGGAACAATTATGCAGCTTCCCATTTCACAAAATCATAAAATCAATTCTATGAAAACTATAGAAGTCAAGAACGAGCAAAACGAAGAAAATAGAATTGGACTTCATCCTCCTTGGATGCTACCATTATACCCCCCTCTTTCTTTACCGCCAACTGTAACGAAAGCGCCTAGACAATCTATCCCATCTAAATCGCAAGACCTTTCTTTCACGAATAGATTGATGCCATCAATACTTGCCCCAATCATTAACACATTGAAAATTGCTGCCAGAAATAAGGTGAACAACGGTGCCTCACCTGAGGAGACAACCAGACATTTAATGACAATATTGGAACACACAAAAAAATCCATAGCATCATCATTGCTCAGCGctagaaagaaaaatagcCAGATGGCAACAGCGCCAAAAGCGGATGTACCAAGCATACCAATTTTCACCTTGGCTAGGGCACCTGTAAAGTCAGGGAACGAAACCGTTGCGACAAAAGCGCCTGCCTCTAATGATGTCTCAATTACAGATAATAGAGAAAAGAGCGAGCCCATTTCGGTCTCTCAAAAGGTTTCAGAGAGCAATAAGATCGAATCAGAACAAGGAGAAAATTCTCATACATCTAGTGATAGAGAGCATCTGTCAAGTTCAAATGATGCTGGTAATCCGATCCTGGTTGAAGACGAAAATGCTGAAAATTCAGAAActcaatcaaatattgcCGCAGGCTTCGATAATCAAGCGAAGAAGGAAACTGAAATAAAACAGCAGATATCTATATCAAACACTGAAGATAATTCAAGGGATACAAAACAAGGTATTGCTTCGAAAGAAGACCCTTGGCATGATAATATTGGAAAGATAGTGCCCACCAAAGAAATTGTAAGGATTAAGGATGAAAATATGGATGAAGGCGCTCCCAAAGTCATGGGTTTGATAAACATACCATTGAAGCCTACTGACCTGGAGACAAAAGCTAAAACAGCACCCACCATTAAGgtagaaaatattgtagAAACATTAGTGAAACAGCAATTTAATGTAGATGTCACTGCTGGTGCTGATAGTGACTCTAAAATTGATGGGAAGACCGCTTCAAATATTAGCAACATTATCACATCAACAATTAAAGATTTAATTCCCAAATTAGATAACGAAAAATCCGTCACAAAACCTATAGAACGTAAGGTAAGACTGAACAAGGTCTTGAACCTAGATGGACTCGTGCCTCCTGTTCCAATTACAAAAATAGAGCCTGTACCTATTCCTTTACAAATAATTCCTAAGAAAAAGGAAGCCCCAAATAAGGTTAATAAACCTtcaaaaaacaaaaagatgaaaccttacaatgaaaaatcacCAAGTATGCTACTATACTCCTTTAGTGTACCTAATGTAGGCTTCAGACGATTAGCCCTTCTAAAGAGAGCCAAAAAGCATTTGACAGAAGATGAGTTGGTTATCTTGAACAAAGAATTGGGAAAggcaagaaaaagaaagtgGAGGGAAGCAAATGTTATAAGAAATTGGGTGCATGATCTACGTTCAAGATTGAGAAAGAATGCCAGTGCTTTATTTGATAGCGACAAAGAAGCcgaaaaaaatcaatggATCGAAGAAaacttcaagaaaaaatgtttGGAAAGTGAATTCAGCCAGGAAGATCTAGCCCAAAGCAATGCAAGTGATGACACcaagaataataatacttcATCTACGACACAAGTGACCGAAAATGAGTTTTTAAATATAATTGCGGTCACACTGAACAAATTAGATGTAGCGCGTGCTATCGAAGCTGAAGTAAATGCTGAAGTCATTAAAAGGGAAGCTACTCCCACAGATAGGCCTAcgaagaagagaaaattgAGTGCTAAAAATCCTCCGGCTAacgataataatactaatattAGGCAGTTGACAAATATTGAGGTCAACATTTAA
- the RMT2 gene encoding protein-arginine N5-methyltransferase (similar to Saccharomyces cerevisiae RMT2 (YDR465C); ancestral locus Anc_5.589): MSELHHLLTLPHRPITEEYYFPKIQHFLKCGVPATYTLEQAAAFEKDSEETSESNTTPLHILARSLPKDLNNEENEVILKIFNIFFEYGAGWNFIDFEEKTIGDLVLEKGYTKDSMLYNRLIEAGVSAELLLRKVNGGDIEFIEDEDILNDNEPGSENTDAPSEIQDVVTEDTDATAANPSTYLKTKLEYKEDSLITKENKDGVMMDWEDEIMKLAANTIFPDLSNTTDSIVLNIGFGMGIIDSYIEEKKPKMHYICEAHPDVLQKMKEDGWYEKPNVVILEGKWQDTLNALLDEGEVFFDGIYYDTFSEHYEHMLELYDVIVGLIKSDGVFSFFNGLGADRQICYDVYKKIVEIDVAMYGFKCEYTTIDIGNHLPDWKDVKRSYYNCTYYYHPRITFI, from the coding sequence ATGTCTGAATTGCATCACCTGCTGACTTTACCTCACAGGCCTATTACCGAAGAGTATTACTTTCCAAAAATCCAACACTTTCTTAAGTGTGGTGTACCAGCCACCTACACTCTAGAACAAGCAGCAGCCTTTGAGAAGGACAGCGAGGAAACTTCTGAATCAAATACTACTCCACTCCATATTTTGGCAAGATCCTTACCCAAAGATCtgaataatgaagaaaatgaagtgatcttgaaaatattcaatatatttttcgAGTATGGTGCAGGTTggaattttattgattttgaagaaaaaactATTGGTGATTTGGTATTGGAAAAAGGTTATACGAAGGACAGTATGCTCTACAATCGTCTTATAGAGGCTGGTGTAAGTGCCGAACTTCTGCTTAGAAAAGTTAATGGTGGAGATATCGAGTTCATCgaggatgaagatattttaaacGACAATGAACCAGGTTCTGAAAATACTGACGCACCATCGGAAATACAAGATGTTGTTACTGAAGACACAGATGCAACTGCTGCTAATCCATCAACTTATTTGAAAACGAAATTAGAATATAAAGAAGACTCTCTgattacaaaagaaaacaaagatGGTGTAATGATGGACTGGGAGGATGAAATTATGAAGCTAGCAGCAAATACTATCTTTCCAGATCTATCAAATACAACGGATTCGATAGTGTTAAATATCGGTTTTGGTATGGGTATCATTGACTCTtacattgaagaaaagaaaccAAAAATGCATTATATATGTGAAGCACATCCCGACGTCCTTCAAAAGATGAAAGAAGATGGCTGGTATGAAAAACCAAACGTTGTGATCTTGGAAGGTAAATGGCAAGACACTTTAAATGCATTATTAGATGAGGGAGAGGTATTTTTTGATGGTATTTACTATGATACGTTTAGCGAGCATTATGAACATATGTTAGAGCTTTACGATGTTATCGTTGGTCTCATCAAATCGGATGGTGTCTTCTCgtttttcaatggattgGGTGCAGACAGGCAAATCTGTTATGATGtctacaaaaaaattgtagaAATCGACGTCGCCATGTATGGTTTCAAGTGTGAATACACCACCATTGACATTGGTAATCATTTACCCGATTGGAAAGATGTTAAGCGTTCATATTACAATTGTACGTATTACTATCATCCACGTATaacatttatataa
- the QRI7 gene encoding putative N(6)-L-threonylcarbamoyladenine synthase (similar to Saccharomyces cerevisiae QRI7 (YDL104C); ancestral locus Anc_2.343) — translation MWKNRIISSNYRLNSIFCRRYYNILAIETSCDDTSIAYLQTENSMGRSKVVKHVKSTLDSVQTGGIIPTDAVSHHQEQLGKLLRTHFSRAQIQNTNVICVTRGPGMVGSLSVGLSFAKGLSAGIGCKLLGVHHMLGHLLVPRLSQEIEFPFISLLVSGGHSILVSSKSVLEHEILCESIDIAAGDALDKCGREIGLRGNMIGKELESFVGNPNQHQPIHYLSNPLTKHNNWKTQAFSFAPFITNVKNLMTDAKSEDLPFLKRVANEIQESIFEHIVTKIEHVIQLNPEKFSNKMNFVCSGGVSCNNRLRQMLQDRLASHFSAFYFPESMDLCTDNAVMIGHAGIEVIECFKREKNMMIENEMDILPIRNWPLTDLIGLSGWKSTCK, via the coding sequence ATGTGGAAAAATCGTATAATCAGTTCTAATTACCGTCTGAATAGTATCTTCTGCCGTCGATACTACAATATACTGGCAATAGAGACGTCCTGTGATGATACTAGTATAGCTTATCTCCAGACGGAGAACTCAATGGGGAGGAGTAAGGTAGTGAAGCACGTGAAAAGCACATTGGACAGCGTCCAAACTGGAGGCATTATACCTACAGATGCTGTCAGCCACCACCAGGAACAACTTGGAAAACTACTGAGAACACATTTTAGCAGGgctcaaattcaaaatactAATGTAATATGTGTCACAAGGGGCCCAGGCATGGTCGGATCTCTTTCTGTTGGCCTAAGCTTTGCAAAAGGATTGAGTGCAGGAATTGGATGCAAATTATTAGGAGTTCACCATATGCTGGGTCACTTATTGGTACCTAGGCTCAGTCAGGAGATAGAATTTCCGTTCATTAGTCTGCTGGTTAGCGGAGGTCATTCTATTCTAGTTAGTTCAAAATCTGTGTTAGAACATGAGATTCTCTGCGAAAGTATAGATATTGCTGCTGGAGATGCATTGGACAAATGTGGTAGGGAAATTGGGCTGCGTGGAAATATGATTGGAAAAGAATTAGAGAGTTTCGTAGGTAACCCTAATCAGCATCAACCGATTCATTATTTATCAAATCCTCTGACCAAGCACAATAACTGGAAAACACAGGCCTTTTCATTTGCGCCATTTATTACAAATGTGAAGAACTTGATGACTGACGCTAAGAGTGAGGACCTTcctttcttgaaaagagtGGCTAATGAAATCCAAGAGTCAATATTTGAACATATAGTTACCAAGATTGAACATGTCATCCAACTGAACCCAGAAAAATTCAGTAATAAGATGAATTTTGTATGTTCAGGAGGAGTTAGTTGTAATAACAGATTGAGACAAATGCTACAGGATCGTTTAGCCTCACATTTTTCTGCCTTTTATTTTCCAGAATCAATGGATCTTTGTACTGATAATGCCGTTATGATAGGACATGCAGGAATTGAAGTCATCGAATGCTTTaagagagaaaagaatatgatgatTGAGAATGAAATGGATATTTTACCCATTCGTAATTGGCCATTGACTGATTTAATCGGACTGTCCGGCTGGAAATCAacttgtaaataa
- the NSE4 gene encoding Smc5-Smc6 complex subunit NSE4 (similar to Saccharomyces cerevisiae NSE4 (YDL105W); ancestral locus Anc_2.342), whose product MSLKRSHPEEEDVEQSGNEYGGIDVFGALNEYRKMQLELAKDRAKAIKDGDIGTVVDRLEQVDKLFDVVKGKSDNVLLASDAKTLVSINELAEMNVRNLKLGENKSTLAIDDMMGYLKKFLLKEYFDLNQITLADTQGSLEDSNEDGNENEKEDGDSRRQDVATAIGERFKESTIRKNYLSQFQRYDEFPQFNWFRLGTLYTNVSKSISATDHLLGPFSLEKKVRTINKKPRVIENIGEMTRAEKVTRNDLNQDQNVTTPEQVKKCFKQLNKKIGVDGRISLFEFIINPTSFAKSVENLFYTSFLIKENRIMLEPDEEQGVPYIRIRPVDKAKKVNNSNQNHIIFQLDMPTWEKLKLKFNITKSFLE is encoded by the coding sequence ATGTCTTTGAAGAGGTCACATCctgaagaggaagatgtAGAACAATCAGGTAATGAGTATGGTGGGATAGACGTTTTTGGGGCTTTAAACGAGTACAGAAAGATGCAGTTAGAGTTAGCTAAAGATAGAGCAAAAGCTATCAAAGATGGAGACATCGGTACGGTAGTTGATAGATTAGAGCAAGTTGATAAGTTATTTGACGTAGTAAAAGGAAAATCTGACAATGTTTTGCTTGCTTCCGACGCCAAAACGTTGGTTTCGATTAATGAATTGGCAGAAATGAACGTTAGAAATTTAAAGTTAGgtgaaaataaatcaactCTTGCTATAGATGATATGATGGgttatttgaagaagtttcTCCTGAAAGAGTATTTCGATCTTAATCAAATAACTCTGGCAGATACACAAGGGAGTCTTGAAGATAGCAATGAAGATGggaatgaaaatgaaaaagaagatggAGACAGTAGGCGACAGGATGTGGCTACCGCTATTGGGGAAAGGTTCAAAGAGAGTACAATACGGAAGAATTACTTGTCTCAATTTCAAAGGTACGACGAATTTCCTCAATTTAATTGGTTTAGATTGGGAACATTGTACACTAACGTAAGTAAATCAATCTCTGCGACAGATCATCTACTGGGACCATTTTCGttggaaaagaaagtaaGAACTATCAATAAAAAGCCAAGGGttatagaaaatatagGAGAGATGACGAGAGCTGAAAAGGTGACACGCAACGATTTAAATCAAGATCAGAATGTAACAACACCAGAACAAGTGAAAAAATGTTTCAAGCAACTTAATAAGAAAATAGGTGTGGACGGTAGAATATCcttatttgaattcataATAAATCCGACATCATTTGCGAAATCTGTGGaaaatttgttttataCAAGTTTCttaataaaagaaaatagaatAATGTTAGAACCCGATGAAGAACAAGGTGTACCGTATATTAGAATCAGACCTGTGGATAAAGCAAAGAAAGTGAACAATTCGAATCAAAATCATATCATCTTCCAATTAGATATGCCAACATGggaaaaattgaaactaaaatttaatattacaaaaagCTTTCTAGAATAA
- the PHO2 gene encoding Pho2p (similar to Saccharomyces cerevisiae PHO2 (YDL106C); ancestral locus Anc_2.337), translating to MDEYRINEKDDKSQQRSPFRGGKRNRATGEKLDFLKQQFKSNPSPSVQQRREIAKLIDLPEKTVTIWFQNRRAKLKKRLRESDSVISSQSDNDSDSDGSSTENVDWAFDKIPLDLNNDYYLIDCSSLAVGSWSRNKVGTIPDQNTHLIRSLRNLSPFSVSNIMKGSTDLLVLISKKNFEINYFFTTYSATNNQQMLFRIFFPIDSIVSCSLTLENIDNIVNDADGDDDSLANLQLTLQKPPTFAVFFVDENASNQWYLCDDFSESKQVSNATLLNGSRVPQVLNGLQSSLKFMNSFILDQKSLNSSLANIADNFIEPTNNENLQYLNDPSFASVILQNNETNFELNSLLEHVTHNQNDALFTDTWLADNNNTNPILDFNDIPDFFKNPDHI from the coding sequence ATGGACGAATATCGAATAAATGAGAAAGATGACAAGAGTCAACAACGTTCTCCCTTTAGAGGTGGGAAAAGAAATAGAGCCACGGGTGAGAAATTGGACTTTTTAAAGCAACAATTCAAATCGAATCCAAGTCCATCAGTGCAACAAAGAAGAGAGATTGCCAAGCTGATAGATTTGCCAGAGAAGACTGTTACTATCTGGTTTCAGAACAGAAGAGCcaaactgaaaaaaagattgagGGAAAGCGATTCTGTGATAAGTTCACAGAGTGATAATGACTCCGACAGTGATGGTTCCAGTACTGAAAATGTAGACTGGGCTTTCGATAAGATTCCATTGGATTTAAATAACGACTATTACCTAATCGACTGTTCCTCACTTGCAGTGGGCTCATGGAGTAGAAATAAAGTGGGTACCATCCCTGATCAGAATACTCATCTCATTAGAAGTTTAAGAAATCTTTCACCTTTTTCAGTGAGTAACATAATGAAAGGTTCCACTGACTTATTAGTACTTATCTCAAAGAAAAACTTCGAAATTAATTATTTCTTCACTACTTATTCAGCGACGAATAACCAACAGATGCTGTTTAGAATATTCTTTCCTATTGACTCCATCGTCTCCTGTTCCCTTACTCTAGAAAACATCGATAATATCGTAAACGATGCCgatggtgatgatgatagCCTAGCAAATTTACAACTGACTTTACAGAAGCCTCCAACATTTGCAGTTTTCTTTGTTGACGAGAATGCATCTAATCAATGGTACTTATGTGATGATTTCTCTGAGAGCAAGCAAGTAAGCAACGCTACTCTACTTAACGGTTCAAGAGTACCACAAGTACTAAATGGGTTGCAGAGTTCTCTGAAATTCATGAATTCCTTTATTTTGGACCAAAAATCCTTGAATTCATCATTAGCCAATATTGCCGATAATTTCATAGAACCAACAAATAACGAAAACTTACAGTATCTAAATGATCCTAGTTTTGCGTCAGtcattttacaaaataatgaaactaATTTCGAGCTCAATTCTTTGCTGGAACATGTGACTCACAATCAAAACGACGCATTGTTCACAGATACATGGTTAGCGGACAATAATAACACTAATCCTATCCTGGATTTTAATGATATACCggattttttcaaaaatccAGATCATATAtaa
- the MSS2 gene encoding Mss2p (similar to Saccharomyces cerevisiae MSS2 (YDL107W); ancestral locus Anc_2.333), with protein sequence MDQVMTFKYIFPSKRVINKILFQLDTPLTSKYLLPLYEDVFLGRRPSRKVSGDVYYMMSEVLRKVKDRNRYEPMELAKLRKDLLFLSSLNGCNDGIAKLCYDIIKEDNESTDNKTKSKDLLLQLVKHGHLLSFKLVGDIYFYKTQEFDEAKRWYSKFVENYKDRIFDNEVLGNAAENLGIISFHDGDFELAERIFLKVIKMVPKAQCVRSIFYLSQIYIKYDPLKSKILLESCCSEGFKESFKEIGYLEMRYFENFERAMDWFKIGMESFDIECFFGYFDCSYRLQKFEQASHCYKSMLKLSNASTNYKNLFDLFVNNRRSEIKQLMTM encoded by the coding sequence ATGGATCAAGTAATGACATTCAAGTATATATTTCCCTCCAAGAGAGTTATAAACAAGATTTTATTCCAGTTAGATACGCCATTGACGTCAAAGTATCTACTGCCACTTTATGAAGATGTCTTCTTAGGACGAAGACCGTCAAGGAAAGTATCTGGGGATGTTTACTATATGATGAGCGAGGTCCTAAGGAAAGTGAAAGATAGAAACAGGTATGAACCAATGGAATTGGCAAAACTTCGAAAGGATCTGCTTTTCCTATCTTCACTGAACGGTTGTAACGACGGAATTGCCAAGCTTTGTTATGATATTATAAAGGAAGATAATGAATCGACGGATAACAAGACAAAATCGAAGGATTTACTCCTGCAATTAGTAAAGCATGGCCATTTGCTCAGTTTTAAACTTGTTGGCGATATCTATTTCTACAAGACacaagaatttgatgagGCAAAGAGATGGTATTCCAAATTTGTCGAGAACTATAAGGATCGAATCTTTGATAACGAAGTGTTGGGCAATGCAGCGGAAAATCTTGGCATAATTAGCTTCCATGATGGAGATTTTGAACTTGCAGAGCgcatatttttgaaagtcaTCAAAATGGTTCCTAAGGCCCAGTGTGTtcgatcaattttttatttgtcCCAAATctatatcaaatatgatCCATTGAAATCTAAGATTCTTCTGGAGAGCTGCTGCTCTGAGGGTTTCAAGGAATCGTTTAAGGAGATTGGGTATTTGGAAATgagatattttgaaaattttgaaagggCAATGGATTGGTTTAAAATTGGTATGGAAAGTTTTGATATAGAATGTTTCTTTGGTTATTTTGATTGTTCTTATAGATTGCAAAAATTTGAGCAGGCATCACACTGCTATAAGAGCATGttgaaactttcaaatgCAAGTACCAATTATAAGAATTTGTTTGATCTTTTTGTGAATAATAGAAGAAGTGAAATTAAACAACTCATGACGATGTAA